One region of Pseudomonas glycinae genomic DNA includes:
- a CDS encoding DUF6124 family protein has product MIKPTPNPPETDPVSPYQFPDSRTLNEAAERALDHYLTPQQRIMGSHTKHDPMFLANPAYNSESLLANACESLSSASEMLSNFAAILEPAHRKTALGIAQVVMVAGLAVNQALDHVEVKA; this is encoded by the coding sequence ATGATCAAACCAACACCAAACCCACCAGAAACCGACCCAGTTTCCCCCTACCAATTCCCCGACTCCCGAACCCTCAACGAAGCCGCCGAACGCGCCCTCGACCACTACCTCACCCCGCAACAACGCATCATGGGCAGCCACACCAAACACGACCCCATGTTCCTGGCCAACCCCGCCTACAACAGCGAATCCCTGTTGGCCAACGCCTGCGAATCGCTCAGCTCCGCCAGCGAAATGCTCAGCAACTTCGCCGCAATCCTGGAGCCTGCGCACCGCAAGACTGCGCTGGGAATTGCGCAGGTGGTTATGGTTGCGGGGCTGGCGGTGAATCAGGCGTTGGATCATGTTGAGGTGAAGGCGTAA
- the gspI gene encoding type II secretion system minor pseudopilin GspI, whose amino-acid sequence MRTPSPQAGFTLIEVLVALAIIAVAMSAAVRVAGLMTQSSGILRDRSIAMIAAQSRMAELRLEGRLPMGVKAMECDQGRLLLRCEQVIGGAEIGRLLKVGVQVFDRSKEAPALARIETLLSRPETP is encoded by the coding sequence ATGCGCACCCCCTCCCCGCAAGCCGGATTCACCCTGATTGAAGTGCTCGTCGCGCTGGCGATCATCGCCGTCGCCATGTCCGCTGCTGTGCGGGTGGCGGGGTTGATGACGCAGAGCAGCGGGATATTGCGGGATCGCTCGATTGCGATGATTGCGGCGCAGAGTCGGATGGCGGAATTGCGGTTGGAGGGGCGGTTGCCGATGGGGGTTAAGGCAATGGAGTGTGATCAGGGGCGGTTGTTGTTGCGGTGTGAGCAGGTGATTGGGGGGGCTGAGATTGGGCGGTTGTTGAAAGTGGGGGTGCAGGTTTTTGATCGCAGCAAGGAGGCGCCGGCGCTGGCGCGGATTGAAACGTTGCTCAGTCGCCCGGAAACCCCATAG
- the gspG gene encoding type II secretion system major pseudopilin GspG, translated as MDIAQFKQPNRPSRMPRGQQGFTLIEIMVVVVILGILAAMVVPKVLDRPDQARATAAKQDIGGLMQALKLYRLDHGTYPSQSQGLKVLVERPADAKNSNWRSYLERLPNDPWGRPYQYLNPGANGEIDIFSLGADGQPDGDGVNADIGSWQL; from the coding sequence ATGGATATCGCGCAATTCAAACAGCCCAATCGACCGAGCCGGATGCCCCGTGGGCAGCAGGGTTTCACGCTGATCGAGATCATGGTGGTGGTGGTGATTCTCGGGATTCTGGCGGCGATGGTGGTGCCCAAGGTGCTCGACCGGCCGGATCAGGCGCGGGCCACGGCGGCGAAGCAGGACATTGGCGGGTTGATGCAGGCGCTGAAGCTGTATCGCCTCGACCACGGCACTTACCCGAGCCAGAGTCAGGGCCTGAAGGTGCTGGTGGAGCGGCCGGCCGATGCGAAGAACAGCAACTGGCGCTCGTACCTGGAGCGTCTGCCGAATGACCCGTGGGGTCGTCCTTATCAGTACCTCAATCCCGGTGCCAACGGCGAGATCGACATCTTTTCCCTCGGCGCCGACGGCCAGCCTGACGGCGACGGCGTGAATGCCGACATCGGTTCCTGGCAGTTGTAA
- the gspK gene encoding type II secretion system minor pseudopilin GspK, producing MNSQSKQQGMAIISALLIAAVVAVIAAGMLTRQSVSTRALEAEQLRVQGRWVLHGGLEISRQLLWDARQRDPLTRLDQPWAQRLNTQGFEGRLEDEQGKFNLRNLVANERIDDAQVQAFERLCELIGVSIGLSRRISQRVIGSYPHLLNAQVVDKPVAKNTFDSGRATSPSASRKPQSPTLPMLRTLDDLRSVDGVNDALLAKLAPYLTVIPATTWLNGNTATAPVLAAYVPGLSLERAQALINERDAGRWFINRGDFVNRLRLPQLEITSVKVGITSDWFRLRGQARRDQRRVSLDALLHRSQDRLPQVIWSRVGV from the coding sequence ATGAACAGCCAATCGAAACAGCAGGGGATGGCGATCATCAGTGCGCTGCTGATTGCGGCGGTGGTTGCGGTGATCGCTGCCGGCATGCTGACGCGCCAGAGCGTTTCGACCCGTGCGCTGGAGGCCGAACAACTGCGCGTGCAAGGCCGTTGGGTGTTGCACGGTGGGTTGGAGATCAGCCGGCAATTGTTGTGGGATGCGCGGCAGCGTGATCCGCTGACCCGACTCGATCAACCCTGGGCGCAGCGGTTGAACACCCAGGGTTTCGAGGGGCGGCTGGAGGACGAGCAGGGCAAGTTCAACCTGCGCAATCTGGTGGCCAACGAGCGGATCGATGACGCGCAGGTGCAGGCGTTCGAGCGTTTGTGCGAGTTGATTGGAGTCAGCATCGGCTTGAGCCGGCGCATCAGTCAGCGGGTGATCGGCTCTTATCCGCACCTGTTGAATGCCCAAGTGGTGGACAAGCCTGTGGCGAAAAATACGTTCGACAGCGGGCGCGCCACGTCGCCGTCCGCGTCGCGCAAACCGCAATCGCCGACCTTGCCGATGCTGCGCACGCTGGACGATTTGCGCAGTGTCGACGGGGTCAACGATGCGCTGTTGGCGAAGCTCGCGCCGTACCTGACGGTGATTCCGGCGACCACCTGGCTCAACGGCAACACGGCCACGGCGCCGGTACTGGCGGCTTATGTGCCGGGGCTGTCGCTGGAGCGGGCGCAGGCGTTGATCAATGAGCGTGACGCCGGGCGCTGGTTTATCAATCGCGGGGATTTCGTCAACCGTCTGCGACTGCCGCAATTGGAGATCACCAGCGTCAAGGTCGGTATCACCAGCGACTGGTTTCGGCTGCGTGGGCAGGCGCGGCGCGATCAGCGACGAGTGAGCCTCGATGCGTTGTTGCATCGCAGTCAGGATCGTTTGCCGCAAGTGATCTGGTCGCGGGTGGGCGTATGA
- the gspL gene encoding type II secretion system protein GspL, with the protein MSQLRVSLPPLAELSLDSEVECVWLDRQGQVVRQERMRLGALPKQPLVCFLHPSDSLLASIDLPPLPANKTAAAVQCAAQALMLGDSAEMHIAHSARNESGQVQIAWVARKDLQHLGQFGLNIKGLYPAAYSLPVMAGGVGCLHDEHLLLRHGPNAAQVQPMIDEAWLLETGLPAHWIGDGAPEAVQSTLADIQQLAGPLPNWGLHGGLQQPGTEYRGWGRALGCCALALAVWVIGLNLYAAREAGQGQQLKAQMAQRVKQAFPELPVILNPLQQARQQIAARQQGAVDAPGQDFTRLVSQAGSGMPSMAGAVQRLEFVDGALQLSLLPEARRSGNDKDWQGTLAQAGISISPNDDGWVLRPAGEATAATDNDDSSGAEDE; encoded by the coding sequence ATGAGCCAGTTGCGCGTGAGTCTGCCGCCGCTGGCGGAGCTGAGTCTCGACAGTGAAGTGGAGTGTGTGTGGCTGGATCGTCAGGGGCAGGTTGTTCGCCAGGAACGCATGCGGCTCGGCGCGCTGCCGAAGCAACCGTTGGTGTGTTTTCTGCACCCGTCGGACAGCCTGCTGGCGAGCATTGATCTGCCGCCGCTCCCCGCGAACAAAACTGCTGCGGCGGTGCAATGTGCGGCGCAGGCCTTGATGCTCGGTGACAGCGCCGAGATGCACATCGCCCACAGTGCCCGCAATGAAAGCGGCCAGGTGCAGATTGCCTGGGTGGCCCGCAAGGATTTGCAGCACCTCGGGCAATTCGGTTTGAACATTAAAGGCCTGTACCCGGCGGCCTACAGTTTGCCGGTGATGGCGGGCGGCGTCGGTTGCCTGCACGACGAGCATCTGTTGCTGCGCCACGGCCCGAATGCGGCGCAGGTGCAGCCGATGATCGACGAAGCGTGGCTGCTGGAAACCGGTCTGCCGGCGCACTGGATCGGTGACGGCGCGCCTGAGGCGGTGCAATCGACGTTGGCCGACATACAGCAACTCGCCGGCCCGTTGCCGAACTGGGGCCTGCACGGCGGCCTCCAGCAACCGGGCACCGAATATCGCGGCTGGGGCAGGGCGCTTGGTTGTTGTGCGCTGGCGCTGGCGGTGTGGGTGATCGGTTTGAACCTGTACGCCGCCCGCGAGGCCGGGCAGGGCCAGCAGCTCAAGGCGCAGATGGCGCAGCGGGTGAAGCAGGCGTTCCCCGAGTTGCCGGTGATCCTCAATCCGCTGCAACAGGCCCGTCAGCAAATCGCGGCGCGCCAGCAAGGCGCGGTGGATGCGCCGGGGCAGGATTTCACGCGGCTGGTGTCGCAGGCCGGCAGCGGCATGCCGTCCATGGCCGGTGCGGTGCAGCGGCTGGAGTTTGTCGACGGTGCGTTGCAATTGAGCTTGCTGCCCGAGGCCCGGCGTTCGGGCAACGACAAGGATTGGCAAGGCACGCTGGCCCAGGCCGGCATCAGCATCAGCCCGAATGACGACGGCTGGGTCCTGCGCCCGGCCGGCGAGGCGACCGCCGCCACCGACAACGACGACAGCAGCGGAGCCGAAGATGAATAG
- the gspM gene encoding type II secretion system protein GspM, with protein sequence MNSPSLAKFRAGWQHFNAQLQARWQPLALREKRMVGGMAALLLGLFVWVALIQPPLKKIAASQVETPKLRAQAEALEVLLRDVSVRPDGQNLEQSLQQTLQASGLGGHYQLAAASASWQLTFDAAPADAVLDWLLSQPRNFSLQVVEARLQRADAVATDDTAGTLSGTVRMDQALGAKEAS encoded by the coding sequence ATGAATAGCCCATCGCTTGCGAAATTCCGCGCCGGCTGGCAGCACTTCAACGCTCAGTTGCAGGCCCGTTGGCAGCCGTTGGCGTTGCGGGAAAAACGCATGGTTGGCGGCATGGCGGCGCTGTTGCTGGGGCTGTTTGTGTGGGTGGCGTTGATTCAGCCGCCGCTGAAGAAGATCGCCGCCTCGCAAGTCGAAACCCCGAAACTGCGCGCCCAGGCCGAAGCGCTGGAAGTGCTGTTGCGCGACGTCAGCGTGCGCCCCGACGGGCAGAACCTGGAGCAGTCGCTGCAACAGACCTTGCAGGCCAGCGGACTGGGCGGCCACTACCAATTGGCGGCCGCGTCCGCCAGCTGGCAGTTGACCTTCGACGCGGCACCGGCCGACGCGGTGCTCGACTGGCTGCTGAGCCAACCGCGGAATTTTTCACTGCAAGTGGTCGAAGCCCGTCTGCAACGCGCAGACGCCGTCGCGACCGATGACACCGCCGGCACTCTGTCGGGCACCGTACGCATGGATCAGGCGCTGGGCGCTAAGGAAGCTTCATGA
- the gspD gene encoding type II secretion system secretin GspD → MKGSGSKRMALPMLLMALSACSNTTPPNQPPLLVDSELGRPLANTQRSGDAVLDRERAQAQVKPAPKQLHNITERARSGGSARGTTLPANPLGDQPVTLNFVDADIQAVVRALSRSTGQQFLVDPRVKGNLTLVSEGQVPAHQAYDMLLAALRMQGFSVVDVGGVAQVVPEADAKLLGGPIYSADKPAGNGMLTRTFRLQYENAVNLIPVLRPIVSPNNPINAYPGNNTIVVTDYAENLTRVAQLIQGIDTPSAIDTDVVQIQNGIAADIAPMVADLLDAPGNDPTQKIAVIGDPRSNTIIIRAGSPERTELARNLIYKLDNAQSNPSNLHVVYLRNAQAGKLAQALRGLLTGESDSGTSDNARSVLSNMGSSTNSGGGQNGQSGAQSNGSTSTTNNGSTGGSYAQGSSATSGSSNAQSSEQNVAFSAGGVTIQADATTNTLLISAPEPLYRNLREVIDLLDQRRAQVVIESLIVEVGEDDASEFGVQWQTGNLGGKGVIGGANLGGSGINVNGKTSLDVLPQGLNLGYVNGTVDIPGIGKILDLKVLARALKSKGGTNVLSTPNLLTLDNEAASIFVGQTIPFVSGSYVTGGGGTSNNPFQTVTREEVGLKLNVRPQISEGGTVKLDIYQEVSSIDERASAAANSAGIVTSKRALDTSILLDDGQIMVLGGLLQDGYSQSNDAVPWLSNIPGLGALFRNERRSITKTNLMVFLRPYIIRDSAAGRSITLNRYDFMRRAQGGLQPERSWAMPDMQAPQLPATAQGVPAPVSGPRATIKAVPLQ, encoded by the coding sequence ATGAAGGGGTCAGGATCCAAACGCATGGCGTTGCCGATGCTGTTGATGGCATTGAGCGCGTGCAGCAACACCACGCCACCGAATCAACCGCCGCTGCTGGTGGACAGCGAACTCGGCCGGCCGCTGGCCAACACCCAGCGCAGCGGCGACGCGGTGCTCGACCGCGAGCGGGCGCAGGCCCAGGTAAAACCGGCGCCGAAGCAATTGCACAACATCACCGAACGCGCCCGCAGCGGCGGTTCGGCGCGGGGCACGACGTTGCCGGCCAATCCGTTGGGCGATCAACCGGTGACGCTGAATTTCGTCGATGCCGATATTCAAGCGGTGGTGCGGGCGTTGTCGCGTTCCACCGGCCAGCAGTTTCTGGTCGATCCACGGGTCAAGGGCAACCTGACGCTGGTCTCCGAAGGGCAGGTGCCGGCGCATCAGGCCTACGACATGTTGCTGGCGGCGCTGCGCATGCAGGGTTTCAGCGTGGTCGATGTCGGCGGTGTGGCGCAGGTGGTGCCGGAGGCCGACGCCAAACTGCTCGGCGGGCCGATCTACAGCGCCGACAAACCGGCCGGCAATGGCATGCTCACTCGCACGTTCCGCCTGCAATACGAGAATGCGGTGAACCTGATTCCGGTGCTGCGCCCGATCGTCTCGCCGAACAACCCGATCAACGCCTATCCGGGCAACAACACCATCGTCGTCACCGACTACGCCGAAAACCTGACGCGGGTCGCGCAATTGATTCAGGGCATCGACACGCCGAGCGCCATCGACACCGATGTGGTGCAGATTCAGAACGGCATCGCCGCCGACATCGCGCCAATGGTCGCCGACCTGCTCGACGCACCGGGCAACGATCCAACGCAGAAAATCGCGGTGATCGGCGACCCGCGTTCCAACACCATCATCATCCGCGCCGGCAGCCCCGAGCGTACGGAGCTGGCGCGCAACCTGATCTACAAACTCGACAACGCCCAGAGCAACCCGAGCAATCTGCACGTGGTGTATCTGCGCAACGCTCAGGCCGGCAAACTGGCCCAGGCCCTGCGCGGTTTATTGACCGGCGAGAGCGACAGCGGCACCAGCGACAATGCGCGCTCGGTGCTCAGCAACATGGGCAGCTCCACCAACTCGGGCGGTGGGCAGAACGGCCAGAGCGGTGCGCAAAGCAACGGCAGCACCTCGACCACCAACAACGGCAGCACCGGTGGCAGTTACGCCCAGGGCAGCAGCGCCACCAGCGGCAGCAGTAATGCGCAAAGCAGCGAACAGAACGTCGCCTTCAGCGCTGGCGGTGTGACCATTCAGGCGGACGCGACCACCAATACCTTGCTGATTTCCGCGCCGGAACCGCTGTATCGCAACCTGCGCGAAGTCATCGACCTGCTCGACCAGCGCCGTGCCCAAGTGGTGATCGAAAGCCTGATCGTCGAAGTCGGCGAGGACGACGCCAGCGAATTCGGCGTGCAATGGCAGACCGGCAACCTCGGCGGCAAAGGCGTGATCGGCGGCGCCAACCTCGGCGGCTCGGGGATCAACGTCAACGGCAAGACCAGCCTCGATGTGCTGCCGCAAGGCCTGAACCTCGGCTACGTCAACGGCACCGTCGATATTCCCGGGATCGGCAAGATTCTCGACCTGAAAGTGCTGGCCCGGGCCCTGAAGAGCAAGGGCGGCACCAACGTGCTGTCGACGCCGAACCTGCTGACCCTGGACAACGAAGCGGCGAGCATTTTCGTCGGCCAGACCATCCCGTTTGTCAGCGGCAGTTACGTCACCGGCGGCGGGGGCACCAGCAACAACCCGTTCCAGACCGTGACCCGTGAAGAGGTCGGTTTGAAGCTCAACGTACGTCCGCAGATTTCCGAGGGCGGCACGGTCAAGCTCGACATCTATCAGGAAGTCAGCAGCATCGACGAACGCGCCTCGGCGGCGGCCAATTCGGCGGGGATCGTCACCAGCAAACGCGCGCTCGACACCAGCATCCTGCTCGATGACGGGCAGATCATGGTGCTCGGTGGTCTGCTGCAGGACGGCTACAGCCAGAGCAATGACGCGGTGCCGTGGCTCTCGAACATTCCGGGGCTGGGCGCGCTGTTTCGCAACGAACGCCGCTCGATCACCAAGACCAACCTGATGGTGTTCCTGCGCCCGTACATCATCCGCGACAGCGCGGCGGGGCGCAGCATCACGCTGAACCGTTACGACTTCATGCGCCGCGCTCAGGGCGGTCTGCAACCGGAGCGCAGCTGGGCGATGCCGGACATGCAGGCGCCGCAATTGCCGGCCACTGCCCAAGGCGTGCCAGCACCGGTGTCCGGCCCGCGCGCGACGATCAAAGCGGTGCCGCTGCAATGA
- the gspE gene encoding type II secretion system ATPase GspE, whose translation MSALPYAWAKAQRILLRDGVLTVCPSTPGWSISEVRRQFGAARLERVRDDELDGLLATAYADTGSAAAVVGAAENEVDLDRLMQDMPEITDLLDTQDGAPVIRMINALLTQAARDEASDIHIEPFETHSVVRYRVDGTLRDVVSPRKALHGALVSRIKIMAQLDIAEKRLPQDGRIALRVAGRPIDIRVSTVPTGHGERVVMRLLDKQAGRLQLETLGMDAQVLAKLDHLIRQPHGIVLVTGPTGSGKTTSLYAALARLDASTSNILTVEDPVEYDLPGISQIQVNAKIDMTFALALRAILRQDPDIIMIGEIRDLETAQIAVQASLTGHLVLATLHTNDAVSAVNRLVDMGVEPFLLASSMLGVLAQRLVRRLCNQCKQEDPATPGTWRPVGCAACNHTGYSGRTGIHELFCIDDDIRTLIHQGAGEQALRAAASKAGMFSLREDGERWIRSGATAPEEILRVTRDA comes from the coding sequence ATGAGCGCATTGCCTTACGCCTGGGCCAAGGCGCAGCGGATTCTGCTGCGCGACGGCGTGCTGACGGTGTGCCCGTCGACGCCGGGCTGGTCGATCAGCGAGGTGCGGCGGCAGTTCGGCGCGGCCAGGCTTGAGCGGGTGCGCGATGACGAACTCGACGGCTTGCTCGCCACGGCCTACGCCGACACCGGCAGCGCGGCGGCGGTGGTTGGCGCGGCGGAAAACGAAGTCGACCTCGACCGCCTGATGCAGGACATGCCGGAAATCACCGACCTGCTCGACACCCAGGACGGCGCGCCGGTGATCCGCATGATTAACGCGTTGCTCACCCAAGCGGCGCGGGACGAGGCCAGCGACATTCACATCGAACCGTTCGAAACCCATTCGGTGGTGCGCTACCGGGTCGATGGCACCCTGCGCGACGTGGTCTCGCCGCGCAAGGCATTGCACGGTGCGCTGGTGTCGCGGATCAAGATCATGGCGCAGCTCGATATCGCCGAAAAACGCCTGCCGCAGGACGGCCGCATTGCGTTGCGCGTAGCGGGGCGGCCGATCGACATTCGTGTCTCAACCGTGCCCACCGGTCATGGCGAGCGGGTGGTGATGCGTCTGCTGGACAAGCAGGCCGGGCGCCTGCAACTGGAAACCCTGGGCATGGACGCGCAGGTGCTGGCCAAACTCGATCACCTGATCCGCCAGCCCCACGGCATCGTGCTGGTCACCGGCCCGACCGGTAGCGGCAAGACCACCAGTCTGTATGCAGCGCTGGCACGACTGGATGCGAGCACCAGCAACATCCTCACTGTGGAAGACCCGGTGGAATACGACCTGCCGGGCATCAGCCAGATTCAGGTCAACGCCAAAATCGACATGACTTTCGCCCTGGCGTTGCGGGCGATTCTGCGGCAGGACCCGGACATCATCATGATCGGTGAGATCCGCGACCTCGAGACCGCGCAGATCGCGGTGCAGGCTTCGCTGACCGGTCACTTGGTGCTCGCGACTCTGCACACCAACGACGCGGTGTCGGCAGTCAACCGCTTGGTCGACATGGGCGTCGAGCCGTTTCTGCTGGCCTCGTCGATGCTCGGCGTTCTGGCCCAGCGCTTGGTGCGGCGGCTGTGCAATCAGTGCAAACAGGAAGACCCGGCGACGCCCGGCACCTGGCGCCCGGTCGGTTGTGCGGCGTGCAATCACACCGGGTACAGCGGCCGGACCGGCATTCATGAATTGTTCTGCATCGATGACGACATCCGCACCCTGATTCACCAAGGCGCAGGGGAGCAGGCGTTGCGTGCGGCGGCGAGCAAGGCCGGGATGTTCAGCCTGCGCGAGGACGGCGAGCGCTGGATTCGCAGCGGTGCCACGGCGCCGGAAGAAATCCTTCGTGTGACACGGGACGCCTGA
- the gspF gene encoding type II secretion system inner membrane protein GspF, producing MNRYRFEAADASGKIESGHLEAESQGAAFGVLRGRGLTALSVEKESNVSQHGGGGLFSARLSDNDLAWATRQLSSLLGASLPLEAALSATVEQAEKKHIAHTLSAVRADVRSGMRLAEALAARPRDFPEIYRALIAAGEESGDLAQVMERLADYIEERNNLRGKILTAFIYPGVVGLVSIGIVIFLLSYVVPQVVSAFSQARQDLPGLTLAMLNASDFIRAWGWLCAGVMAGAFWSWRLYLRNPAARLSWHHRVLKLPLIGRFVLGLNTARFASTLAILGGAGVPLLRALEAARQTLSNDRLSLSVNEATAKVREGVNLAAALKVENVFPLVLIHLIASGEKTGALPPMLERAAQTLSRDIERRAMGMTALLEPLMIVVMGGVVLVIVMAVLLPIIEINQLVQ from the coding sequence ATGAATCGCTATCGTTTTGAGGCCGCCGATGCCAGCGGCAAGATCGAGTCCGGGCATTTGGAAGCGGAGAGTCAGGGCGCGGCGTTTGGCGTGTTGCGCGGTCGGGGTTTGACGGCGTTGTCGGTGGAGAAGGAAAGCAATGTCTCCCAGCATGGCGGCGGTGGATTGTTCAGCGCCAGGCTCTCGGATAACGATCTGGCGTGGGCCACCCGCCAGCTGTCGAGCCTGCTCGGCGCCAGTCTGCCGCTGGAAGCTGCGTTGAGCGCCACGGTCGAGCAGGCCGAGAAAAAGCACATCGCCCACACCCTCAGCGCCGTTCGCGCAGACGTACGCAGCGGTATGCGCCTGGCCGAAGCGCTGGCGGCGCGGCCACGGGATTTTCCGGAGATTTACCGGGCGCTGATCGCGGCGGGCGAGGAGTCCGGCGATCTGGCGCAGGTGATGGAGCGGCTGGCGGATTACATCGAAGAGCGCAACAACCTGCGCGGCAAGATTCTTACCGCGTTCATCTATCCGGGCGTGGTCGGGCTGGTGTCGATCGGCATTGTGATTTTCCTGCTGAGTTATGTGGTGCCGCAGGTGGTCAGCGCGTTTTCCCAGGCGCGGCAGGATCTGCCGGGGCTGACGCTGGCGATGCTCAATGCCAGTGATTTCATCCGCGCTTGGGGCTGGTTGTGCGCGGGCGTCATGGCCGGTGCGTTCTGGAGCTGGCGTCTGTATCTGCGCAATCCGGCGGCACGCTTGAGCTGGCATCATCGGGTACTGAAGCTGCCGCTGATCGGGCGCTTTGTGCTGGGGCTGAACACTGCACGGTTCGCCTCGACGCTGGCGATTCTCGGCGGCGCCGGGGTACCGTTGTTGCGCGCGTTGGAGGCGGCACGGCAGACCTTGTCGAATGATCGTCTGAGCCTGAGCGTCAATGAGGCCACCGCCAAGGTGCGAGAGGGTGTCAACCTTGCGGCCGCGCTGAAAGTGGAGAACGTGTTCCCGCTGGTGCTGATTCACCTGATCGCCAGCGGCGAAAAAACCGGTGCGCTGCCGCCGATGCTGGAACGTGCGGCGCAAACCCTGTCCCGCGATATCGAGCGCCGGGCGATGGGTATGACGGCACTGCTTGAGCCGCTGATGATTGTGGTGATGGGCGGGGTGGTGTTGGTGATTGTGATGGCGGTGCTGTTGCCGATCATTGAGATCAACCAGTTGGTGCAGTAG
- a CDS encoding substrate-binding domain-containing protein translates to MFKRTLIAASLTVAALASAQAMAANVTGGGATLPAALYKGSSNSILPANFSYLGTGSGTGKTAFLTNNSALFSTTGSVHFAGSDSILSASEISTYNTNFGASYGPLIQLPSVATSVAIPYKKSGQTALNLTSAQLCDAFSGAKTTWGDLLGTSDTTPIRVVYRNVSSGTSEILTRHLNAICPTKFATNSTFTNARLPAGSTLPSNWVGVAGTADVATQVNAVDGSIGYVGPDGVNAASNAVVARVNGVQPTTANVSLALGSAALPTTPSNPSQWVPVVPNPASGYPIVAYTNFIFGQCYKDATVAADVKAFLTTHYSNPGNNAATIAHSFTPVPTNWKAAVTANFVTNTSGNNLDINNASVCNAIGRPL, encoded by the coding sequence ATGTTCAAGCGCACTCTGATCGCAGCTTCCCTGACCGTCGCTGCCCTGGCTTCCGCCCAGGCCATGGCCGCCAACGTAACCGGTGGTGGCGCGACTCTGCCTGCCGCTCTGTACAAAGGTTCTAGCAACAGCATCCTGCCAGCCAACTTCAGCTACCTGGGTACCGGTAGCGGCACCGGCAAGACCGCTTTCCTGACCAACAACTCGGCACTGTTCAGCACCACCGGTTCGGTTCACTTCGCCGGTAGCGACTCGATCCTCAGCGCTTCGGAAATCAGCACCTACAACACCAACTTCGGCGCTTCGTACGGCCCGCTGATCCAGCTGCCTTCGGTGGCCACTTCGGTTGCCATTCCGTACAAGAAATCCGGCCAGACCGCTCTGAACCTGACCAGCGCTCAGCTGTGCGATGCCTTCTCCGGCGCCAAAACCACTTGGGGCGATCTGCTGGGCACTTCCGACACCACGCCGATCCGCGTTGTTTATCGCAACGTTTCCAGCGGTACTTCGGAAATCCTGACCCGTCACCTGAACGCGATCTGCCCGACCAAATTCGCCACCAACTCCACCTTCACCAATGCGCGTCTGCCAGCCGGTTCGACCCTGCCTTCGAACTGGGTAGGCGTGGCCGGTACTGCTGACGTGGCCACTCAGGTCAACGCCGTTGACGGCTCCATCGGTTACGTCGGTCCGGACGGTGTGAACGCCGCCAGCAACGCAGTGGTTGCTCGCGTCAACGGCGTACAGCCAACCACCGCCAACGTTTCGCTGGCACTGGGTTCGGCGGCTCTGCCAACCACCCCTTCGAACCCTTCGCAGTGGGTTCCGGTTGTTCCTAACCCAGCCAGCGGTTACCCGATCGTGGCTTACACCAACTTCATCTTCGGCCAGTGCTACAAGGACGCCACCGTGGCCGCTGATGTCAAAGCTTTCCTGACCACCCACTACAGCAACCCGGGCAACAACGCTGCCACCATCGCTCACAGCTTCACTCCGGTTCCAACCAACTGGAAAGCGGCTGTGACTGCCAACTTCGTCACCAACACCTCGGGCAACAACCTGGACATCAACAACGCCAGCGTCTGCAACGCTATCGGCCGTCCTTTGTAA